A stretch of DNA from Desulfosarcina ovata subsp. ovata:
GGATACACCGGGTATCAGAGCGATTCCGAGGTGTTTACCCATATCCTGCACTACACCCGGACCCGTTTGGGGCTGGATGTGTCCGCTTACAAGCACATTATCACCCCCTTGCAGGACAGCGATATCAACAACCATCCCAATGCCGCGTTTCTCAAGCAACTCAAGCATTCCTGCCGCCGGTTGATCATCGACGGTCCGAACTGTATCATCGGCTGCCTGCCGGACCACAGCCTTTTTATGGTCCAGGATCGCAAGAAGCTGCGTCCTGGTGTGGTCGGCGGCCGGCCGGGAAGGTACGCCTTCTCCTCTGAAATTTGCGGCCTGGATTATGCGGTCCCGGATCGGGACAAGAGCAAAGATTTTCAACCCATGCATCTGGATACGGTCATTGTCGGGCCCGATCGCCAGGAGGTTTCCCTATGCAACCAAATGCAGCCATTACCCCTTCTACACTAAGCGTCAAGGACCTGCCCTGGCAGATTCTCTGGCAAAAGGACAAGTGCACCTTGTGCGGTCGCTGCACGGCCGTCTGCCCGGTCAACGCCATCGAACTGGGTGTTTTCCGCAAGCGGCGCATCAGTGTTTCCCTGGAGCCCCAGGGCAACCCGTCCAGCAGTTTCGACGTCTACCATGGCATCCGCCAGAAAACCGACCCGGCGTATGCCTGCGTGGGTTGCGCCACCTGTAACCTGGTCTGTCCCAACGATGCCATTATTCCCGTGCACAGTGACGAGGCCGACAAACTGCGCTTCCACATCAACCGCGGCGGCCAGCCCCGCAGCCGCGGCGGCCGGCGCAACATGCCCGGCGGACTCCTGGACCAGATCAAGTTTATCCGTATCTCCATGCTCACCGACCCGGCCCTGGACGCCGGCCGGCACGAGTTTGAGCTGCGCACCCTTCTGGGCCGGGTCCTGCCGCCGGAGCAAAACCTGAAATTTTTAAAAGAAAACGGATGGATTCCGCCGGTCCGCGAAATTTATCCGCTGATCATCGGCGGCATGAGTTTCGGCGCCCTTTCGCCCAACATGTGGGAAGGCCTGCAGATGGGGGTGGCTTACCTCAACGAAGAGATGGGCATGCCGGTGCGCATGTGCACCGGTGAAGGCGGCTGTCCGCCGCGCCTGCTGCGCAGCCCGTTCCTTAAAAACGTGATCCTGCAGATCGCCAGCGGTTACTTCGGTTGGGACGAGATTATCCATGCCATTCCCGAGATGGTCGTGGACCCCTGCGCCATCGAGATCAAGTACGGCCAGGGCGCCAAGCCCGGCGATGGTGGCCTGCTCATGTGGCATAAGGTCAACAAGCTCATTGCCGCCATCCGCGGTGTACCGCCGGGAGTAAGCCTGCCCAGCCCGCCGACCCATCAGACCCAGTATTCTATTGAGGAGTCGGTGGCCAAGATGATCCAGTCCATGTGTATGGCCTGGGGATTCAGGGTGCCTGTTTATCCTAAGATTTCAGCGACATCCACGGCCATGGCGGTGCTCAACAACCTGACCCGCAACCCCTATGCCGCCGGCCTGGCCATCGATGGCGAGGATGGTGGTACCGGCGCGGCCTACAACGTCTCCATGGACCACATGGGCCATCCCATCGCCACCAACATCCGCGACGGATACTTTAACCTGGTGGAAGTGGGCATGCAAAATGAGATTCCCATTTTCGCCGGTGGCGGGGTGGGCAAGAGCGGCAACCTGGCCGCCAATGCCGCGGCCCTGATCATGCTGGGAGCCAGCGGGGTGCAGACGGGCAAATACATCATGCAAGCGGCCGCCGGCTGCCTGGGATCGGAGAGCGACCGCTGCAACATCTGTAACATCGGCCGCTGTCCGCGGGGGATTACCTCCCAGGATCCGCGTCTTTACCGCCGTTTGGACGTGGAGAAGGTAGCCGAGCGGGTCGTCGATCTGTTCCTCTCCTTTGATACGGAACTGAAAAAGATCATGGCTCCCCTGGGCCGCTCCACGGCGTTGCCCATCGGCATGTCCGATGCCCTGGGCATCGGAGACTACCAAGCCGCTCAGCGGCTCGGTATCAAGTATGTGGTTTAAGCACCGGAGAAGATGCGATGACGGAAAAGAAACTGCCTTATACCATAACGGGAATGCGTGATGGCGAGCGTTTGTCCTCACGGGTTGTCGAAGAAGAGATTCAACGGGCCATAGACGCCGGCCATCGCCAGCTGACCATCCAGGCCTTCGGTCAGCACGGCATCGGCGGTCGCCTTTGGAAAACCAATGGCGAAACGGTCCATATCCGGATTGACGGCCATGCCGGTCAGCGTACCGGCTCCATCGGGTATCCGGGAACGTTTATCGATGTCCTTGGCCCCGTATCGGATGATGTGGGCTGGCTCAATGCCGGAGCGGTGATTACCGTTCACGGTCACGCCTCCAACGGCGTGGCCAACGGCATGGCCCAGGGCAAGGTGCATGTCGCCGGCAGCATCGGTGCCCGCGGCATGACCATGACCAAATTCAATCCCCGCTTCGATCCGCCCCAGCTTTGGATACTGGGTTCGGCCGGCGACTATTTCGCCGAATTCATGGCCGGCGGCGTGGCCGTCATCTGCGGGCATGCGCCCCAGAATCCGGAAAACGTGCTCGGCTACCGCCCCATGGTGGGCATGGTGGGCGGCCGGGTCTTTTTCCGCGGCCCCCACAAAGGCTTCAGCCAGGCCGACGCCAAGATGGTGCCCATTGATGATGAGACCTGGCGCTGGTTGAGCGACGGCCTGCGTGATTACCTGACCGCCATTGACCGCGTGGAACTTCTCGAGACCCTTACCATGCGTGAGGAGTGGCAGCTGATCCGGGCGCGGTCCCCCCAGGAGAAGATCGGGGCGCCGCGGCGCTCCATGGCCGATTTCCACCAGAACGTCTGGGACAAACACCTGGGTAAGGGTGGGCTGGTCGGTGACCTGACCGATCTCGACCGCAGCCCGATCCCCCTGATCACCCACGGCGAGCTGCGCCGTTTCGTGCCGGTCTGGGAAAACCGCAAGTTCAAGGCCCCCTGCGAGGCGACCTGCCCGTCGGGCATTCCCGTTCAGGAGCGCTGGCGCCTGGTCCGTGAGGGCCGTGTGGACGAGGCCGTCGACCTGGCCCTGGCCTTCACTCCCTTTCCGGCATCCGTGTGCGGCTACCTGTGCCCCCATCCCTGCATGACCGCCTGTACCAAGGGATCGGCCTTCATGACCCCGGTGGATGTCTCCCAGCTGGGACGCGCCAGCATCCAGGCCAAGGTTCCGGACCTGCCGCCGCTTTCCGGTAAGCGCATCGCCGTGATCGGCGGGGGACCGGCCGGTATTTCCACGGCCTGGCAACTGCGCCGCAAGGGCCATGAAGCGGTGGTTTTCGATACCGCCGGGACCCTTGGCGGCAAGATCGCCTCGGTAATTCCCAATACCCGGATTCCCGCCGAGGTGGTGCAGAAGGAACTGGATCGGGCCGCTGAAGTGATCCCCCACGTTCACCTGCAACAGCGTCTGGCCCAGGCCGATACCGCCCAGCTGGTCGCCGATTACGACTTTGTGGTTGTCGCCGCCGGTGCCCAGAAACCCCGGACCCTGCCCATTCCCGGCAAGGAACGCATGGTCACGGCCACGGATTTCCTTCTGCAGGCCAAGCAGGACCAGGCCAAACCCGGCGTGCGGGTGGTGATCATCGGTGCCGGTAACGTGGGCTGCGACGTGGCCACCGAGGCATCCCGGCTGGGGGCCAAAGAGATCACCCTGCTGGACGTCCAGGAACCGGCCAGTTTCGGCAAGGAGCGCGAGGATGCCGAGGCTGCCGGCGCCATCTTCCGCTGGCCGGTGTTTACCCGCCAGATCACCGACGCGGGCGTCGAACTGGAGAGCGGCGAGCTGATTCCCGCCGATACGGTGATCATTTCCATCGGTGATGCTCCGGATCTGGATTTTCTGCCTGACGATGTGGCCACTGAGCGCGGCTATGTGATGGTCAATGACGACTATCAGACTTCCAACCCCAAGGTATACGCCATTGGCGACGTGGTACGGCCCGGTCTGCTCACCGATGCCATCGGCGCCGGCCGGCGGGCGGCCGAGACCATCACCGAGATCCTGGCCGGCAAACGACCCGGTGCCGACCGCAAGACGGTGATCGATATCAAGCGCATTTCCTTGGAATACCTGGATCCGCGGATCATCGAGTATGAAGACATGGCCCAGTGTGGCTCCCAGTGCTCCAGCTGCGGTACCTGCCGGGATTGCGGCATCTGCGTGGCCACCTGCCCGGAAGCGGCCATCAGCCGCAAGGCCGGCGAAGGGGTTGAGTTCGAATATGTGGTCAATCCCGAGCGCTGCATCGGGTGCGGGTTTTGTGCCGGTGCCTGCCCCTGCGGCATCTGGGACCTGGTGGAGAACACCCCCATGGGATGATATCGGCCACCAGCGCATCAACAAACGTTCAAGTCAAGGGCAGGCCCACGGGCCTGCCCTTTTTGCGGCAACGTCGGTTGAATATTTGGATTTTTAAATTTGACATCAACCGACCGGCGCCTCAATTTCTGACTTGGCGGAGCAGCCATGCGGTATTTCGGCAGTGGCGGCCACCTGCGGATCGACAAACGGCAGGCCCATGCCGGCAATTTTAAAGGGGTTGATTTGACGGGCAGATGTGGTAATTGACCTCAGAACTTTTTCAGCGTTTGGCATACCTGCCGGGCGCAACAAGACGGTTAGCCATGGAAGCACGATTAACACTCGAGGATGGTCGCACGTTTCCCTGCCGCTCTTTTACCGGACCGGGAGAGGCCAGCGGAGAGGTGGTCTTCAACACCAGCATGACCGGCTACCAGGAGGTGCTCACCGATCCCTCCTACAGCGGACAGATGGTGACCATGACCTATCCGCTGGTGGGCAACTACGGCGTCAATCCCGACGATGTGGAGTCCGCCCGGATTCAGGTGGCGGCGTTTCTGGTCAAGGAATATCAGCCGTTTCCCAGCAATTTCAGATCCACCCAAAGCCTGGCCGATTACCTGAAAGGGCAAGGCATCCTGGGGGTCGAAGGGTTGGATACCCGGGCCCTGACCCGTCATATCCGCAACGGCGGGGCCATGCGGGCCATTATTTCCACGCAGGATCTCGATCCCGAATCCCTGAAACGCCGGGCCAATCAAATCCCCAGCATGGAGGGCATGGATCTGGCCAAGGATGTCAGCACCCGCCGGGCTTACCGCTGGGCCGACGGCAGGCCCGAGGCCCTGAACGATGACGCCCGGCTGGATGCCAGCGTCTGGCGGCACCGGGGTGCTCGTCCGTCGGTCGTGGCCATCGATTTCGGTCTCAAATACAATATCGGCCGTTGCCTGGAACGGGCCGGGTTCGAGGTGCTGGTGGTGCCGGCCACCACCGATGCCGCATCCATCATGGCCATGGCGCCCGACGGTCTGTTTCTCTCCAACGGTCCCGGCGATCCGGAGCCGGTGACCTACGGAATCGAGACCACGCGGGAGCTGCTCGGCCGGCTGCCGATTTTCGGTATCTGCCTGGGTAACCAGATTCTGGGCTTGGCTTTGGGCGGACGTACGTACAAGCTCAAGTTCGGCCATCGTGGTGCCAACCAGCCGGTGAAAAACCTGGATACCGGCCGGGTGGAGATCACTTCCCAGAATCATGGTTTTGCCGTGGATATGGAGAGCCTGGGGAACGATATCGTGGCGGTCACCCACATCAACCTGAACGACAACACCGTGGAAGGTATCCGGCACCGCCGGCTGCCGGCGTTTGCCGTCCAGTACCATCCGGAAGCATCGCCGGGACCGCACGATGCGGCCTACCTGTTCGATCAGTTTAGAGCCATGATGAAAATCGCCTGATCCGGATTTATGCCCGGTAACCCATAGCGCGCGCCACTGGCTGCGCATGACGACGCTGATAATCGAGACATGCCCAAACGCACGGACATCCATAAAATCCTGATCATCGGCGCAGGCCCCATCATCATCGGACAGGCCTGCGAGTTTGACTATTCCGGGACCCAGGCGTGCAAGGCCCTCAAAGAAGAGGGCTTTGAAGTCGTCCTGGTCAATTCCAACCCGGCCACCATCATGACCGACCCGGAAACCGCCGACCGCACCTACATCGAACCGGTGACCCCCGAGGCGGTGGCCAAGATCATCGAAAAAGAGCGTCCCGACGCCCTGTTGCCCACCCTGGGCGGGCAGACCGGACTGAATACGGCCGTTGAGGTGGCGCGGCAGGGCGTGCTGGAACAGTTCGGCGTCGAGCTGATCGGGGCCTCCCTGGATGCCATCGAAAAGGCCGAATCCCGGGATCGTTTCCGGGAGGCCATGCATCGCATCGGCCTGAAGATTCCCGAAAGCGGCATCGCCAACTCCATGGAAGAGGCCCGCCGCATTGCCGAGGCCATCGGATTTCCGCTGATCATCCGGCCCAGTTACACCCTGGGGGGCACCGGCGGTGGCGTGGCCTACAACCCGGAGGATTTGGAGAACATCGCCAAATCGGGTCTGGACGCCAGCCTCACCCACCAGGTCATGCTGGAACAGTCGGTGCTGGGCTGGAAAGAGTACGAGCTGGAAGTGATGCGCGACCACGCCGACAACGTGGTGATCATCTGCTCCATCGAAAACTTCGATGCCATGGGGGTGCATACCGGTGACTCCATCACCGTGGCGCCGGCCCAGACCCTGACCGACCGGGAATATCAGGTGATGCGCGACGCATCCCTGGCGATCATGCGCGAGATCGGCGTGGACACCGGCGGATCCAATGTGCAGTTCGCCGTCAATCCGAAAAACGGTGACCTGATCGTCGTGGAGATGAACCCGCGGGTTTCCCGCAGCAGCGCCCTGGCCTCCAAGGCCACCGGTTTTCCCATCGCCAAAATCGCCGCCAAACTGGCCGTGGGCTACACCCTGGACGAAATCGCCAACGATATCACCGGCGAAACCCTGGCCTCCTTCGAACCCACCCTGGACTACTGCGTGGTCAAGATTCCGCGCTGGACCTTTGAAAAATTTCCCGAAACCCAGGATTTGCTCACCACGTCGATGAAATCGGTGGGCGAAACCATGGCCATCGGCCGCACTTTCAAGGAGGCTCTGCAGAAGGGGCTGCGCTCGCTGGAGATCGGCCGCTCCGGTTTCGGTGCCGACGGCAAGGACCGCCTGGAGGAGGACGGGGTCTCGCCGACCCTGGACGAGATCGAGCAGAAACTGGCCATCCCCAATTCCCAGCGTATCTTCTACCTGCGCCATGCTCTCGAAGCGGGCATGGCCATCGAAGAGATCTATCAGATTACCGCCATCGATCCCTGGTTCCTTTTTCAGCTGAACCAGATTTTTCAGATGGAGCAGACCCTGGCCCGGG
This window harbors:
- a CDS encoding glutamate synthase-related protein — its product is MQPNAAITPSTLSVKDLPWQILWQKDKCTLCGRCTAVCPVNAIELGVFRKRRISVSLEPQGNPSSSFDVYHGIRQKTDPAYACVGCATCNLVCPNDAIIPVHSDEADKLRFHINRGGQPRSRGGRRNMPGGLLDQIKFIRISMLTDPALDAGRHEFELRTLLGRVLPPEQNLKFLKENGWIPPVREIYPLIIGGMSFGALSPNMWEGLQMGVAYLNEEMGMPVRMCTGEGGCPPRLLRSPFLKNVILQIASGYFGWDEIIHAIPEMVVDPCAIEIKYGQGAKPGDGGLLMWHKVNKLIAAIRGVPPGVSLPSPPTHQTQYSIEESVAKMIQSMCMAWGFRVPVYPKISATSTAMAVLNNLTRNPYAAGLAIDGEDGGTGAAYNVSMDHMGHPIATNIRDGYFNLVEVGMQNEIPIFAGGGVGKSGNLAANAAALIMLGASGVQTGKYIMQAAAGCLGSESDRCNICNIGRCPRGITSQDPRLYRRLDVEKVAERVVDLFLSFDTELKKIMAPLGRSTALPIGMSDALGIGDYQAAQRLGIKYVV
- a CDS encoding FAD-dependent oxidoreductase — its product is MTEKKLPYTITGMRDGERLSSRVVEEEIQRAIDAGHRQLTIQAFGQHGIGGRLWKTNGETVHIRIDGHAGQRTGSIGYPGTFIDVLGPVSDDVGWLNAGAVITVHGHASNGVANGMAQGKVHVAGSIGARGMTMTKFNPRFDPPQLWILGSAGDYFAEFMAGGVAVICGHAPQNPENVLGYRPMVGMVGGRVFFRGPHKGFSQADAKMVPIDDETWRWLSDGLRDYLTAIDRVELLETLTMREEWQLIRARSPQEKIGAPRRSMADFHQNVWDKHLGKGGLVGDLTDLDRSPIPLITHGELRRFVPVWENRKFKAPCEATCPSGIPVQERWRLVREGRVDEAVDLALAFTPFPASVCGYLCPHPCMTACTKGSAFMTPVDVSQLGRASIQAKVPDLPPLSGKRIAVIGGGPAGISTAWQLRRKGHEAVVFDTAGTLGGKIASVIPNTRIPAEVVQKELDRAAEVIPHVHLQQRLAQADTAQLVADYDFVVVAAGAQKPRTLPIPGKERMVTATDFLLQAKQDQAKPGVRVVIIGAGNVGCDVATEASRLGAKEITLLDVQEPASFGKEREDAEAAGAIFRWPVFTRQITDAGVELESGELIPADTVIISIGDAPDLDFLPDDVATERGYVMVNDDYQTSNPKVYAIGDVVRPGLLTDAIGAGRRAAETITEILAGKRPGADRKTVIDIKRISLEYLDPRIIEYEDMAQCGSQCSSCGTCRDCGICVATCPEAAISRKAGEGVEFEYVVNPERCIGCGFCAGACPCGIWDLVENTPMG
- the carA gene encoding glutamine-hydrolyzing carbamoyl-phosphate synthase small subunit; the protein is MEARLTLEDGRTFPCRSFTGPGEASGEVVFNTSMTGYQEVLTDPSYSGQMVTMTYPLVGNYGVNPDDVESARIQVAAFLVKEYQPFPSNFRSTQSLADYLKGQGILGVEGLDTRALTRHIRNGGAMRAIISTQDLDPESLKRRANQIPSMEGMDLAKDVSTRRAYRWADGRPEALNDDARLDASVWRHRGARPSVVAIDFGLKYNIGRCLERAGFEVLVVPATTDAASIMAMAPDGLFLSNGPGDPEPVTYGIETTRELLGRLPIFGICLGNQILGLALGGRTYKLKFGHRGANQPVKNLDTGRVEITSQNHGFAVDMESLGNDIVAVTHINLNDNTVEGIRHRRLPAFAVQYHPEASPGPHDAAYLFDQFRAMMKIA